One Streptomyces sp. CNQ-509 DNA window includes the following coding sequences:
- a CDS encoding methionine ABC transporter ATP-binding protein — protein MITVRDLKKVYRSRGRGTAALDGVDLRVREGEVFGVVGRSGAGKSTLIRCINLLERPDSGTVTVAGQDLTALTGRELRAARTRIGMIFQHFNLLSARTVQDNVELPLEILGLSGQERARKALELLDLVGLADRARAYPAQLSGGQKQRVGIARALAGEPQVLLSDEATSALDPETTRSVLELLRELNRELGLTVLLITHEMDVVKAVCDSAALMRAGRITESGTLDELLATPGSEIAAQLFPVGGEAYGSESTIVDITFHGDARGRPVISHLSRTYNLDVSILGAAMDTVGGRQVGRMRIELPGPYEENVVPLGFLREQGLQIDPVGVDAAGLPALESAK, from the coding sequence GTGATCACAGTCAGGGACCTGAAGAAGGTCTACCGCTCCCGCGGCCGCGGGACCGCCGCGCTCGACGGCGTCGACCTGCGCGTACGCGAGGGCGAGGTCTTCGGCGTCGTCGGCCGCAGCGGCGCCGGCAAGTCCACCCTCATCCGCTGCATCAACCTCCTGGAGCGCCCCGACTCCGGCACCGTCACGGTCGCGGGCCAGGACCTCACGGCCCTGACCGGCCGCGAGCTGCGCGCCGCCCGTACCCGTATCGGCATGATCTTCCAGCACTTCAACCTGCTGAGCGCCCGCACCGTGCAGGACAACGTAGAACTGCCGCTGGAGATCCTGGGCCTCTCGGGGCAGGAGCGCGCCCGCAAGGCGCTCGAACTCCTCGACCTCGTCGGCCTCGCCGACCGCGCCAGGGCGTACCCCGCGCAGTTGTCCGGCGGCCAGAAGCAGCGCGTCGGCATCGCCCGCGCGCTCGCCGGGGAACCGCAGGTGCTCCTCTCCGACGAGGCCACCTCCGCGCTCGACCCCGAGACCACCCGTTCCGTCCTGGAGCTGCTGCGCGAACTCAACCGCGAACTCGGCCTGACCGTCCTGCTCATCACCCACGAGATGGACGTCGTCAAGGCCGTCTGCGACTCCGCCGCGCTGATGCGCGCCGGCCGCATCACCGAGTCCGGCACCCTCGACGAGCTGCTGGCCACCCCCGGCTCCGAGATCGCCGCCCAGCTCTTCCCGGTGGGCGGCGAGGCATACGGCAGCGAGAGCACCATCGTGGACATCACCTTCCACGGCGACGCTCGCGGCCGGCCGGTGATCTCCCACCTGTCCCGCACCTACAACCTCGACGTGTCGATCCTCGGCGCCGCCATGGACACCGTCGGCGGCCGGCAGGTCGGCCGGATGCGCATCGAGCTGCCCGGTCCGTACGAGGAGAACGTCGTCCCCCTGGGCTTCCTGCGCGAGCAGGGCCTGCAGATCGACCCGGTCGGCGTCGACGCCGCCGGCCTGCCCGCCCTGGAGAGTGCCAAGTGA